A single genomic interval of Armigeres subalbatus isolate Guangzhou_Male chromosome 1, GZ_Asu_2, whole genome shotgun sequence harbors:
- the LOC134206554 gene encoding uncharacterized protein K02A2.6-like, whose product MSQKNNQPNVSEEATGGEVSLSDMMRQMAQQNSQLLILLEHFTGNQQEAPPQRSAPEKILESLASNVKEFHFDPENGLTFDRWFSKYEDLFRQDGRDLDDAAKLKQIFGQQKSLFSKRYDCLKLEKNETDDFVSYARIVNRQCEDFELQKLTVNQFKSLVFICGLKSAKDADVRTRLLAKLESDQADTINLEGLVTECQRLSNLKHDTALVEKKLTSSTVQAVRHTKQPNNQTKSSADGKSPPSPCWQCGAMHFVKDCQFSKHFCKQCGEIGHKGGYCGCFATPSSSKSVGDKKKKSCSTKVIQTVQQVNSRRKYISVIFNKTVAKLQLDCGSDITVISHTTWKTIGSPSFSTISVEASTAFQSSRKHERR is encoded by the exons ATGAGCCAAAAGAACAACCAACCGAACGTGTCCGAAGAAGCAACTGGAGGAGAAGTTTCGCTGTCGGATATGATGCGGCAAATGGCACAGCAAAACAGCCAGCTGCTGATTCTTCTGGAACATTTCACCGGAAACCAGCAAGAAGCACCACCCCAGCGAAGCGCTCCAGAGAAAATTCTGGAATCCCTTGCGTCAAATGTAAAGGAATTCCACTTCGACCCGGAAAATGGACTGACGTTTGACCGTTGGTTTTCGAAGTACGAGGACCTATTCAGGCAGGATGGCAGAGATTTGGACGATGCTGCAAAA CTGAAGCAAATTTTCGGTCAGCAAAAATCCTTGTTCAGCAAGCGCTATGACTGTCTCAAGCTGGAGAAGAATGAAACCgacgatttcgtttcgtatgcCAGAATCGTCAACCGGCAATGTGAAGATTTTGAATTGCAGAAGCTAACTGTTAACCAATTCAAGAGTTTAGTTTTCATCTGCGGTCTCAAATCAGCGAAAGACGCCGACGTCAGGACACGGCTCCTAGCAAAGCTCGAATCAGACCAAGCTGACACCATCAACCTGGAAGGGCTGGTCACCGAGTGCCAACGACTGTCGAATCTGAAGCACGACACGGCGTTGGTCGAGAAGAAACTTACATCTTCAACGGTGCAAGCAGTTCGGCACACAAAGCAGCCGAACAACCAAACAAAGTCATCAGCAGACGGTAAGTCACCACCATCGCCGTGCTGGCAGTGCGGAGCGATGCATTTCGTGAAGGACTGTCAGTTTTCCAAGCACTTTTGCAAGCAGTGCGGAGAAATAGGCCATAAAGGAGGCTATTGTGGTTGCTTCGCAACACCATCAAGCTCGAAGTCCGTTGGGGACAAGAAGAAGAAATCTTGCTCTACAAAGGTCATCCAAACAGTGCAGCAGGTCAATAGCCGCAGGAAGTACATATCAGTCATTTTCAACAAGACTGTGGCAAAGTTGCAACTGGATTGCGGTTCCGACATCACCGTTATAAGCCATACAACGTGGAAAACGATCGGATCCCCTTCATTCTCAACGATAAGCGTGGAAGCATCTACGGCTTTccagtcttcacgaaaacatgagcGGCGCTGA